A window from Thiomonas sp. FB-Cd encodes these proteins:
- the scpB gene encoding SMC-Scp complex subunit ScpB → MNIALAKRVVETALMCANQPLSINALRSLFDEQVAADTVRVVLDELREDWKDRGVELRAVAGGWRFQSREDMQPYLQRLNPEKPPRYSRAVQETLAIIAHRQPVTRGDIEDIRGVVVNAQILRQLEDRGWIEAIGHREGPGRPVLYATTRHFLDDMGLTSIAELPALQPEPPAADPLQIDLLPLHEVQPAPDAPEQGATAEPAARVAEPAAAPADLSTPAPSPNSSPDSSPDSSPIPDTQSAA, encoded by the coding sequence ATGAACATTGCACTGGCCAAGCGCGTTGTCGAAACCGCGCTGATGTGTGCCAACCAACCTTTGAGCATCAACGCGCTGCGCAGCCTGTTTGACGAACAGGTCGCAGCCGATACGGTGCGCGTGGTCCTCGACGAACTGCGCGAGGACTGGAAGGACCGCGGCGTGGAGCTGCGCGCGGTGGCCGGCGGCTGGCGCTTCCAGAGTCGCGAGGACATGCAGCCGTACCTCCAGCGGCTCAATCCGGAAAAGCCGCCGCGCTACTCGCGTGCCGTGCAGGAGACCCTGGCCATCATTGCGCATCGGCAGCCGGTGACGCGCGGCGACATTGAAGACATCCGCGGCGTGGTCGTCAACGCCCAGATCCTGCGCCAGCTGGAGGACCGGGGGTGGATCGAGGCCATTGGCCATCGCGAGGGGCCGGGCCGCCCGGTGCTGTATGCCACCACACGCCATTTTCTCGACGACATGGGCCTGACCTCCATCGCCGAGCTTCCCGCGCTGCAGCCCGAGCCGCCGGCCGCCGACCCACTGCAGATCGACCTCCTGCCCTTGCACGAGGTCCAGCCCGCACCGGATGCACCCGAGCAGGGTGCCACCGCGGAACCTGCAGCAAGGGTGGCCGAGCCAGCTGCAGCGCCGGCGGACCTGTCCACCCCGGCTCCTTCCCCCAATTCTTCTCCCGATTCTTCTCCCGATTCTTCTCCCATTCCTGACACCCAGTCCGCCGCCTGA
- a CDS encoding 2Fe-2S iron-sulfur cluster-binding protein, which yields MPTISIPALGLHMQADLDDNLLKVLRRSKVPIHYSCKQGECGSCKCVLESGAVELRGYKDTALPEAQRTQGLILACCSRIKGDVQLRLVDSDDYIVHPERHLVATVIGLTELAPEVFSLRLKIRYVDREGEPFIFSAGQYAQLSVQTGPDTTIARDFSMASTPVDAEYDDELEFHIRRTPTGAFSGLLGRAIVLGSTVFVDGPMGSSHFRPRHEGPLYAVAAGTGLAPMLSIARTALDNGKLEPVVLYAGFKTPQEVYGRDDLADLARRFANFRFHIVVEQDAHGGDRSGRVGDVLLGDANGLDGAKVYLAGSPAMVEAVSAALIERGLPHGDVHADAFYAPRAVEGAAALGAPAAEPERLAAPPQPRAEV from the coding sequence ATGCCTACCATTTCGATTCCCGCACTCGGCCTGCACATGCAGGCCGACCTCGACGACAACCTGCTCAAGGTGTTGCGCCGCTCCAAGGTGCCCATCCATTACTCGTGCAAGCAGGGCGAGTGCGGCAGTTGCAAATGCGTGCTGGAATCAGGCGCGGTGGAGTTGCGCGGGTACAAGGACACGGCCTTGCCCGAGGCGCAGCGCACGCAGGGCCTGATCCTGGCGTGCTGCAGCCGCATCAAGGGCGATGTGCAGTTGCGCCTGGTGGACAGCGATGACTATATCGTCCATCCCGAGCGCCACCTCGTCGCCACCGTGATCGGCTTGACCGAGCTTGCGCCCGAGGTGTTCAGCCTGCGCCTGAAGATCCGGTACGTGGACCGCGAGGGCGAGCCTTTCATCTTCTCGGCTGGCCAGTACGCGCAGCTCAGCGTGCAGACCGGGCCCGATACCACCATCGCGCGCGACTTCTCCATGGCAAGCACGCCGGTGGATGCGGAATACGACGACGAACTGGAGTTTCACATCCGACGCACGCCCACGGGGGCGTTCAGCGGCCTGTTGGGGCGTGCGATCGTGCTCGGCAGCACCGTCTTTGTCGATGGCCCCATGGGGTCGAGCCATTTCCGCCCGCGTCATGAGGGGCCGCTGTATGCGGTTGCCGCAGGAACGGGGCTTGCGCCCATGCTCAGCATCGCCAGGACCGCACTCGACAATGGCAAGTTGGAGCCCGTGGTGCTTTATGCCGGATTCAAGACGCCGCAAGAGGTCTACGGCCGGGACGACCTGGCGGATCTGGCGCGCCGGTTTGCCAACTTCCGCTTCCACATCGTGGTGGAGCAGGATGCCCATGGCGGCGACCGCAGCGGCCGCGTGGGTGACGTGCTGCTGGGCGATGCGAACGGCCTGGACGGTGCCAAGGTCTATCTGGCCGGGTCGCCGGCCATGGTCGAGGCGGTCAGCGCCGCCTTGATCGAGCGCGGGCTGCCCCATGGGGATGTCCACGCGGATGCGTTCTATGCGCCAAGGGCGGTCGAGGGGGCCGCGGCCCTGGGCGCGCCGGCGGCCGAACCCGAGCGCCTCGCCGCACCGCCGCAGCCGCGCGCCGAGGTCTGA
- a CDS encoding NUDIX hydrolase, which translates to MHSKPIQHCNQCGAAVTYQVPESDTHARAVCPVCGHIQYENPRNIVGTVPVWEGRVLLCRRAIEPRHGLWTLPAGFMELHETTEQGALRETHEEAGIDVELEGLYCVANVKPVSQVYLLYRARMLHPHWAPGPETLEAQLFSREEVPWDALAFRTVRETLQRFFAEQQAGRYSLQVFDID; encoded by the coding sequence ATGCACAGCAAACCCATCCAGCACTGCAACCAATGCGGCGCCGCCGTGACGTACCAGGTTCCCGAGAGCGACACGCACGCGCGCGCCGTGTGTCCGGTCTGCGGGCACATCCAGTACGAGAACCCGCGCAACATCGTGGGCACGGTGCCGGTGTGGGAAGGCCGGGTCCTGCTGTGCAGGCGCGCCATCGAACCCCGGCATGGGCTGTGGACCCTGCCGGCGGGCTTCATGGAACTGCACGAGACCACCGAGCAGGGCGCGCTGCGCGAAACGCACGAAGAAGCCGGCATCGACGTCGAGCTCGAAGGCTTGTACTGCGTGGCCAATGTCAAGCCCGTCAGCCAGGTCTACCTGCTCTATCGCGCGCGCATGCTGCACCCGCACTGGGCACCGGGACCGGAAACCCTCGAAGCGCAGCTGTTCAGCCGCGAAGAGGTGCCGTGGGACGCGTTGGCGTTTCGCACCGTGCGCGAAACGCTGCAGCGGTTCTTTGCCGAGCAGCAGGCAGGCCGCTACAGCCTGCAGGTGTTCGACATCGATTAA
- a CDS encoding sulfite exporter TauE/SafE family protein — translation MNTAIILTLLLMGLTGGLHCAGMCGGLVVASERAMQGTILLPARRLLWNAAQMQLARVVSYAMLGAVAGWIGSGLWALQARPAQIGLYAVGNIVLAASGLWLLQAALGVRGPRRLALGAAAGRSWTQGVRQGLMGTGMRVLNRLLPLSNAQRRFGAGLLWGLLPCGLVYSALSLALLTGSAWQGAAAMAAFGLGTLPHMLLAGHVLRRLSQRATSRATRLAAAGVMLAFAAWGFWKLAHAGTSLGVHGFCVI, via the coding sequence GTGAACACTGCAATCATTTTGACACTCTTGCTGATGGGCTTGACCGGCGGCCTGCACTGCGCGGGCATGTGTGGCGGGCTCGTTGTTGCCAGTGAGCGCGCCATGCAAGGCACGATTTTGCTACCGGCTCGCCGGCTGCTGTGGAATGCGGCGCAGATGCAACTGGCGCGGGTAGTGTCTTACGCGATGCTGGGGGCGGTGGCCGGCTGGATCGGCTCCGGGTTGTGGGCGCTTCAGGCCCGCCCCGCGCAAATCGGGCTGTATGCCGTGGGCAACATCGTACTCGCAGCCAGTGGTCTATGGCTGCTGCAGGCTGCGCTGGGCGTGCGCGGGCCACGGCGCCTTGCGCTGGGCGCCGCAGCGGGGCGATCGTGGACGCAGGGCGTGCGCCAGGGCCTCATGGGCACCGGCATGCGTGTGCTCAACCGCCTGCTGCCGCTGTCGAACGCGCAGCGGCGCTTTGGCGCGGGGCTGCTGTGGGGTCTTTTGCCTTGCGGGCTGGTGTATTCGGCCCTGTCCCTGGCTTTGCTCACCGGCAGCGCCTGGCAGGGTGCTGCGGCGATGGCCGCTTTCGGCCTGGGCACCTTGCCGCACATGCTTCTGGCCGGGCACGTGCTGAGGCGGTTGAGCCAGCGCGCGACGAGCCGCGCCACGCGGCTGGCCGCGGCGGGCGTGATGCTGGCGTTTGCGGCCTGGGGATTCTGGAAGCTGGCGCATGCAGGCACGAGCCTTGGGGTGCACGGGTTTTGCGTGATCTGA
- a CDS encoding helix-turn-helix domain-containing protein — protein MNAIPAATLHRMDKPHPCDVCFQSRFCLPIALPQDQLERMRDIVQNTIRIGKGERLFEAGQSMDKVFSVHAGSFKSVVSSPDGRQQIVGFHVPGEMMGLEGFSARVYLTDVVALEDGEACEIDVRVLENAAREMPTLQHQIHCLIGNRLARAQQDQFVLGSMQADERLARFLLDLSERYKARGLSPDEFVLRMSREEIGSYLGLKLETVSRLMSRFHQAGLIHVAQRQVRITNREGLAELLVPQES, from the coding sequence ATGAACGCCATTCCAGCCGCCACTTTGCATCGCATGGACAAGCCCCATCCTTGTGACGTGTGCTTCCAAAGCCGGTTCTGCCTGCCCATTGCGCTGCCGCAGGACCAGCTCGAGCGCATGCGCGACATCGTGCAGAACACGATCCGCATTGGCAAGGGCGAGCGTCTGTTCGAAGCCGGCCAGTCCATGGACAAGGTGTTCTCGGTGCATGCTGGCTCGTTCAAGTCCGTGGTCAGCAGCCCTGACGGACGGCAGCAGATCGTGGGTTTTCACGTACCCGGGGAGATGATGGGGCTGGAGGGGTTCTCGGCGCGCGTGTATCTGACCGACGTCGTCGCGCTGGAAGACGGCGAAGCCTGCGAGATCGACGTCCGGGTGCTGGAGAACGCGGCACGCGAGATGCCCACCCTGCAGCACCAGATTCACTGCCTGATCGGCAACCGCCTGGCGCGCGCCCAGCAGGACCAGTTCGTGCTGGGCAGCATGCAGGCCGATGAACGACTCGCACGGTTCCTGCTCGACTTGTCCGAGCGCTACAAGGCGCGCGGGCTCTCGCCCGACGAATTCGTCCTGCGCATGAGCCGCGAGGAAATCGGCAGCTATCTCGGGCTCAAGCTGGAAACCGTCAGTCGCCTGATGTCGCGCTTTCATCAGGCCGGCCTGATCCACGTTGCCCAGCGCCAGGTGCGCATCACCAACCGTGAAGGGCTGGCTGAGCTGCTCGTGCCGCAGGAGAGCTGA
- a CDS encoding FixH family protein codes for MHSSQTLPSKPWWKEPWPWILIGLPGSVVVASLVTVSIAFTHADSVVTDHYYTKGLEVGINIDKELHARAMHLQGQVDQTGQALTVELEPAVRDAVISLRLRHPYAPGRDLHLTLHRVALGRYVGRAVTDAVRYTVTAESAQWRLSGVWKPGAAAPLKPGV; via the coding sequence ATGCACAGTTCGCAAACACTCCCCTCCAAGCCCTGGTGGAAAGAGCCCTGGCCCTGGATCCTCATCGGGCTGCCCGGCAGTGTGGTCGTGGCCAGCCTCGTCACCGTGTCGATTGCGTTCACCCACGCCGACAGCGTCGTCACGGACCATTACTACACCAAGGGTCTTGAGGTCGGCATCAACATTGACAAGGAGTTGCACGCCCGGGCCATGCACCTGCAGGGCCAGGTGGACCAGACAGGGCAGGCGCTGACCGTCGAACTCGAGCCTGCCGTGCGCGACGCCGTGATTTCGTTGCGCCTGCGCCACCCCTATGCGCCCGGTCGCGATCTGCACCTCACGCTGCACCGTGTGGCCCTTGGTCGCTATGTCGGCCGAGCCGTCACGGACGCGGTGCGCTACACCGTGACGGCCGAATCCGCCCAATGGCGCCTTTCCGGCGTATGGAAGCCGGGCGCCGCAGCACCCCTGAAACCCGGCGTGTGA
- the ccoG gene encoding cytochrome c oxidase accessory protein CcoG — MDAPAPGNTQADLQATEEVLYEARRKIYARSVQGFFANWRWIMVWLTQIIFYGLPWLRWDGRQAVLLDVAQRKFYFFGLILWPQDVIFLALLLIIAAYGLFLFTAIAGRLFCGYACPQTVYTEIFMWIESKVEGDRLARIRLDSQPMSMRKFARKAIKHGLWIALALWTGFTFVGYFTAIHTLTQEVVAWSLGGWETFWILFYAFATYGNAGFMREQVCKYMCPYARFQSVMFDRDTLIVSYDPVRGEPRGKRKKDVPAREQGKGDCVDCSICVQVCPTGIDIREGLQYMCIGCGACIDACDQVMDKLNTPRGLIRYSSENAIEKRWTKAEQWAHLLRPRVLIYTGILAVMVSIFVGGLAMREPIKLNVMRDRRVLSREIPGDLLENVYQVQLMNASNTPRRIRFEVTGLPGVSILKPNDVVEIGASTNLLRPLEVTIPEDEAHQGVYKIVITARSENGKSVVVHTGTTFIVP, encoded by the coding sequence ATGGACGCCCCGGCCCCCGGCAACACCCAGGCTGATCTGCAGGCTACGGAAGAGGTGCTTTACGAAGCACGCAGAAAAATCTACGCGCGCTCCGTCCAGGGCTTTTTTGCCAACTGGCGCTGGATCATGGTGTGGTTGACGCAGATCATCTTCTATGGTCTGCCCTGGCTGCGCTGGGACGGGCGCCAGGCCGTGCTGCTGGACGTGGCGCAGCGCAAGTTTTACTTTTTTGGCCTGATCCTGTGGCCGCAGGACGTCATTTTTCTTGCGTTGCTGCTGATCATCGCCGCCTACGGCCTGTTCCTGTTTACCGCCATTGCCGGGCGCCTGTTCTGCGGCTATGCGTGCCCGCAGACGGTTTACACCGAAATCTTCATGTGGATCGAGTCCAAGGTGGAGGGCGATCGCCTGGCGCGCATTCGTCTGGACTCGCAGCCGATGAGCATGCGAAAGTTCGCACGCAAGGCCATCAAGCACGGCCTTTGGATCGCGCTGGCGTTGTGGACGGGCTTCACGTTCGTCGGCTACTTCACGGCGATCCATACCCTCACCCAAGAGGTCGTCGCCTGGAGTCTTGGCGGCTGGGAAACGTTCTGGATCCTGTTCTACGCCTTCGCCACGTATGGCAACGCCGGCTTCATGCGCGAACAGGTGTGCAAGTACATGTGTCCGTACGCACGCTTCCAATCGGTCATGTTCGACCGCGATACGCTCATCGTCAGCTACGACCCGGTGCGCGGCGAGCCGCGAGGCAAGCGCAAGAAGGACGTGCCGGCGCGCGAGCAGGGCAAGGGCGACTGCGTGGACTGCTCGATCTGTGTGCAGGTCTGCCCCACCGGAATCGACATCCGCGAGGGCCTGCAATACATGTGCATCGGGTGCGGCGCGTGCATCGACGCCTGCGATCAGGTGATGGACAAGCTCAACACGCCGCGCGGGCTCATCCGCTACTCCAGCGAGAATGCCATCGAGAAGCGCTGGACCAAGGCCGAGCAATGGGCCCACCTGCTGCGCCCGCGCGTGCTGATCTACACGGGCATCCTTGCCGTCATGGTGAGCATCTTCGTGGGCGGCCTGGCCATGCGCGAACCCATCAAGCTCAACGTCATGCGCGACCGCCGCGTGCTTTCGCGCGAGATCCCGGGCGACTTGCTGGAAAACGTCTACCAGGTTCAGTTGATGAACGCCTCGAACACGCCGCGGCGCATCCGCTTCGAGGTCACGGGCCTGCCGGGGGTGAGCATCCTCAAGCCGAATGACGTCGTGGAGATTGGCGCCTCGACCAATCTGCTGCGGCCGCTGGAAGTCACGATACCGGAGGACGAGGCGCATCAGGGCGTGTACAAGATCGTGATTACGGCACGCTCGGAAAATGGCAAGTCCGTCGTCGTGCATACCGGCACCACATTCATCGTGCCCTGA
- the ccoP gene encoding cytochrome-c oxidase, cbb3-type subunit III — MNQFTSPGWAYWIGGVTIVSIIGLFLFLRGTAKQTVFRNKEGQVIATTGHVWDGDLQEFNNPLPRWWMGLFILTLVFAIVYLILYPGLAFWNGTLGFTSARMYQAESAAYEKRIEPIYAQYMKTSIPDLAKNPQAMATGQRMFLTYCAQCHGSDAGGSKGFPNLTAPGEKSWLYGNQPDTVVQTITEGRQGMMPPMAAAIGGQGGVVAVANYVRSLSGLSHDAALAAKGKPLFATACAGCHGAGGTGNQMLGAPNLTDQYWLFGSNLQTIEQTIQDGRNGHMPAQKNNLEPEKIHVLAAYVYGLSHGQKVSTASP; from the coding sequence ATGAACCAGTTTACTTCGCCTGGCTGGGCCTATTGGATCGGTGGCGTGACGATCGTATCGATCATCGGCCTTTTCCTGTTCCTGCGCGGAACGGCCAAGCAGACCGTCTTTCGCAACAAGGAAGGCCAGGTGATCGCCACCACCGGCCACGTGTGGGATGGCGATCTGCAGGAGTTCAACAATCCGCTGCCGCGGTGGTGGATGGGATTGTTCATCCTCACCCTGGTCTTCGCCATCGTCTATCTGATCCTGTACCCGGGACTGGCGTTCTGGAACGGTACGCTGGGCTTCACGAGTGCAAGGATGTACCAGGCCGAGTCGGCGGCGTATGAAAAGCGCATTGAGCCGATCTATGCGCAGTACATGAAGACCTCCATTCCCGATCTGGCGAAGAACCCGCAGGCCATGGCAACCGGCCAGCGCATGTTCCTGACGTATTGTGCGCAATGCCACGGCTCGGATGCGGGGGGTTCCAAGGGCTTTCCCAACCTGACCGCGCCGGGGGAGAAGAGCTGGCTGTACGGCAATCAGCCCGACACCGTCGTGCAGACCATCACCGAAGGCCGCCAGGGCATGATGCCCCCGATGGCCGCGGCCATCGGGGGTCAGGGCGGCGTGGTGGCCGTGGCCAATTACGTGCGCAGTCTTTCGGGCCTGAGCCATGACGCGGCCTTGGCGGCCAAGGGCAAGCCCCTGTTTGCCACGGCCTGCGCCGGGTGCCACGGAGCCGGCGGCACCGGCAACCAGATGCTCGGGGCGCCCAATCTGACCGACCAGTACTGGCTGTTCGGCTCAAATCTGCAAACCATCGAGCAGACGATCCAGGATGGTCGCAACGGCCATATGCCGGCGCAGAAGAACAACCTCGAGCCGGAGAAGATCCATGTTCTGGCGGCGTACGTGTATGGCCTGAGCCATGGCCAGAAGGTCAGCACGGCGAGCCCCTGA
- a CDS encoding cbb3-type cytochrome c oxidase subunit 3 — MSGMIGAAFTVLVVVAFAAIVWAAYSPRFKKKHEQDGMIPFLDSSTPPDVRGDDKTRI, encoded by the coding sequence ATGTCCGGGATGATCGGAGCTGCATTCACGGTGCTCGTCGTGGTGGCTTTTGCAGCCATCGTGTGGGCGGCGTACTCCCCGCGGTTCAAGAAAAAACACGAGCAGGACGGGATGATTCCCTTCCTGGACTCTTCGACTCCGCCGGACGTGCGCGGCGACGACAAAACGAGGATCTGA
- the ccoO gene encoding cytochrome-c oxidase, cbb3-type subunit II: MKFNHESIEKNAGLMIVLIAIVVSIAGFVQLVPMFFDKATTEPIPGVKPYTALQLEGRDVYVSEGCYLCHSQMIRPLRAEVERYGHYSVAGESVYDHPFQWGSKRNGPDLARVGGKYSDEWQRIHLREPRDVVPESIMPAYPWLQHEPAGADMIQDKMRALRVLGVPYTDAEIAAAPAQLQGKTKEDALIAYLQGLGLALSNIHQ, translated from the coding sequence TTGAAATTCAACCACGAGAGCATCGAAAAGAACGCTGGGCTGATGATCGTGCTCATTGCGATCGTCGTCAGCATCGCGGGCTTCGTGCAACTGGTGCCGATGTTCTTCGACAAGGCCACCACGGAGCCGATCCCCGGCGTCAAACCCTACACTGCGCTGCAGCTTGAAGGGCGTGACGTGTACGTCTCCGAGGGGTGCTATCTCTGCCATTCGCAGATGATTCGCCCGCTGCGCGCCGAGGTCGAGCGCTATGGGCACTACTCGGTGGCCGGCGAGTCGGTGTACGACCACCCCTTCCAGTGGGGCAGCAAGCGCAACGGACCGGATCTGGCGCGCGTGGGTGGCAAGTACTCCGATGAGTGGCAGCGCATCCATCTGCGCGAGCCGCGCGATGTCGTGCCCGAGAGCATCATGCCCGCGTACCCCTGGCTTCAGCATGAGCCCGCGGGGGCCGACATGATCCAGGACAAGATGCGTGCGTTGCGGGTCCTGGGCGTGCCGTATACGGACGCCGAAATCGCCGCCGCACCCGCGCAGCTACAAGGCAAGACCAAGGAAGACGCCCTGATTGCCTACCTGCAGGGTCTGGGTTTGGCCCTATCCAACATTCACCAGTGA
- the ccoN gene encoding cytochrome-c oxidase, cbb3-type subunit I, producing MSAQAITMETYNYGVIRKFTVMTLVWAVVGMLVGAVIAAQLIWPDLTYGLPWLSWGRIRPVHTNGVIFGFGGTALFATSYYIVQRTCQVRLFAPKLAEFTFWGWTAVIVLCAVTYPLGFTSGKEYAEQEWPISLLIVLVWVAYAIVFFGTVFKRKTPHIYVANWFFGAYIITIAILYIVNNIKLPISLLSFKSYSAYAGAQDAMIQWWYGHNAVGFFLTVSFLGMMYYFIPKQAERPIYSYRLSIVHFWALTFVYMWAGPHHLLYTALPDWAQSLGMVFSLILLAPSWGGMINGIMTLSGAWHKLRDDPILKFLITALSFYGMSTFEGPMLSIKTVSALGHYTDWIIGHVHSGAMGWVGMITMGSLYYMIPRLWGQTQMWSKRLIEWHFWTATIGVVLYIASMWVAGVTEGLMWRAMQPDGTLTYSFIESIVAVKPLYYIRLLGGVIYLFGMTLMVYNAYRTIRQGEAVDAPVPALAGAHA from the coding sequence ATGAGTGCGCAAGCCATAACAATGGAAACTTATAACTACGGGGTGATACGAAAATTCACCGTCATGACCCTGGTCTGGGCCGTGGTCGGCATGCTTGTGGGCGCGGTCATCGCGGCCCAGCTGATCTGGCCCGATTTGACCTACGGGCTGCCTTGGCTGAGCTGGGGCCGGATCCGGCCCGTGCATACCAATGGGGTGATTTTCGGATTCGGCGGCACCGCACTGTTCGCCACCTCCTATTACATCGTGCAGCGCACGTGTCAGGTTCGCCTGTTCGCGCCCAAGCTTGCGGAATTCACCTTCTGGGGGTGGACCGCGGTGATCGTGCTGTGCGCGGTCACGTATCCGCTGGGGTTCACGAGTGGCAAGGAGTACGCCGAGCAGGAGTGGCCGATCAGCCTGCTCATCGTGCTGGTCTGGGTCGCCTATGCCATCGTCTTCTTCGGCACGGTGTTCAAGCGCAAGACCCCCCACATCTATGTGGCGAACTGGTTCTTCGGCGCGTACATCATCACCATCGCGATTCTGTATATCGTCAACAACATCAAGCTGCCCATCAGCTTGCTGTCGTTCAAGAGCTACTCGGCATATGCCGGAGCCCAGGACGCGATGATCCAGTGGTGGTATGGACACAATGCCGTCGGCTTCTTCCTGACCGTGTCATTCCTGGGCATGATGTATTACTTCATCCCCAAGCAGGCCGAGCGTCCGATCTATTCCTACCGGCTGTCCATTGTCCACTTCTGGGCGCTGACGTTCGTGTACATGTGGGCCGGCCCCCACCATCTGCTGTACACCGCGCTGCCGGACTGGGCGCAGTCGCTGGGCATGGTGTTTTCCCTGATTCTGCTGGCGCCAAGCTGGGGCGGCATGATCAACGGGATCATGACGCTGTCGGGTGCGTGGCACAAGCTGCGTGACGATCCGATCCTGAAGTTCCTCATCACCGCGCTGTCCTTCTACGGCATGTCCACGTTTGAGGGACCGATGCTGTCGATCAAGACCGTCAGCGCTCTTGGCCACTACACGGACTGGATCATTGGCCATGTGCACTCCGGGGCGATGGGCTGGGTGGGGATGATCACCATGGGCAGCCTGTACTACATGATTCCGCGCCTTTGGGGTCAGACGCAGATGTGGAGCAAGCGCCTCATCGAGTGGCATTTCTGGACGGCGACCATCGGCGTCGTGCTGTACATCGCCTCCATGTGGGTGGCCGGGGTGACCGAAGGCCTGATGTGGCGCGCCATGCAGCCGGACGGCACGCTGACCTACAGCTTCATCGAGAGCATCGTGGCGGTGAAGCCCCTGTATTACATCCGTCTCCTCGGTGGTGTGATCTATCTGTTCGGCATGACCCTCATGGTCTACAACGCCTACCGCACGATCCGCCAGGGTGAGGCCGTTGACGCCCCCGTGCCTGCGCTGGCCGGCGCTCATGCCTGA
- the ccoS gene encoding cbb3-type cytochrome oxidase assembly protein CcoS — MEGALIVLIPISVLVVAGIVAVLWWAARQGQFDDLEGPAHAILMDDDRPPAARPTEHKGDVPDAAQQADASQKSH, encoded by the coding sequence ATGGAAGGCGCCTTGATCGTGCTCATTCCCATCAGCGTGCTGGTTGTGGCGGGCATTGTCGCGGTGCTGTGGTGGGCGGCACGCCAGGGTCAGTTCGATGACCTGGAAGGCCCGGCGCATGCCATTTTGATGGATGACGACAGGCCGCCGGCTGCTCGCCCCACCGAGCACAAGGGGGACGTTCCCGATGCCGCGCAACAAGCTGACGCATCGCAAAAATCGCATTGA
- a CDS encoding HAD-IC family P-type ATPase has translation MIEVAEQLRAGAREAVDSLRAGGARLELLSGDNPESARAWGAQVGVAAVQAGMLPQDKLAHVRGLQAQGMRVAMVGDGVNDAPTLGAADVSVSFASAAPIARAGADIVLAFDDMRALPLLVRVARQAQRVMRQNLVWAVAYNAVFVPLAIAGRITPVWAAVGMSVSSLLVVLNSARLAWFERQRA, from the coding sequence GTGATTGAAGTCGCCGAGCAGTTGCGCGCGGGCGCACGCGAGGCCGTGGATAGCCTGCGCGCAGGTGGCGCGCGTCTCGAACTGTTGAGCGGCGATAACCCCGAGAGCGCACGCGCCTGGGGCGCGCAGGTGGGGGTTGCAGCGGTGCAGGCCGGGATGCTGCCGCAGGACAAGCTCGCGCATGTGCGCGGCTTGCAGGCGCAGGGCATGCGTGTGGCCATGGTGGGCGACGGGGTCAACGATGCGCCCACGCTGGGGGCGGCGGACGTCTCGGTCAGCTTCGCCAGCGCGGCGCCGATTGCGCGCGCCGGCGCCGATATCGTGCTGGCCTTCGATGACATGCGGGCCTTGCCGCTTCTGGTGCGTGTGGCGCGCCAGGCGCAGCGCGTCATGCGCCAGAACCTGGTGTGGGCTGTGGCCTACAACGCGGTGTTCGTGCCGTTGGCCATTGCCGGGCGCATCACCCCCGTATGGGCCGCGGTGGGGATGAGCGTGTCGTCGCTGTTGGTGGTGCTCAATTCGGCCCGCCTGGCCTGGTTCGAGCGGCAGAGGGCGTGA